A stretch of Triticum aestivum cultivar Chinese Spring chromosome 1D, IWGSC CS RefSeq v2.1, whole genome shotgun sequence DNA encodes these proteins:
- the LOC123181392 gene encoding probable glutathione S-transferase GSTU6: MLVYNSIYTSCVLLRSLKTGAPKHKLRTCKVQSDFELTDTTPAMAGAVDDLKLLGTWYSPYVLRVRLALSIKGISYEYGEEDLRHKSELLLRSNPVHNKVPVLIHGGKPVCESLVILQYIDEAFGGAGPALLPADPYERAVARFWAAFIEDTLVKAMNQASWSKTEGEKAEGNKQATAALRTLEAALRDISKGKPFFGGDSAGYVDIVLGGLLAGVRAMEAMLGVKAFDPVTMPLLAAWADHFGALDAVVAVMPDVSKLVELFITMHAHIAAEAATAN; the protein is encoded by the exons TATACCTCGTGTGTTCTCCTCCGGAGTCTTAAAACCGGGGCACCAAAACACAAGCTACGTACGTGCAAAGTTCAGTCAGACTTTGAGTTGACAGACACCACACCAGCAATGGCCGGAGCAGTAGACGATCTGAAGCTGCTGGGCACGTGGTACAGCCCGTACGTCCTGCGAGTGCGCCTTGCTCTCAGCATCAAGGGCATCAGTTACGAGTATGGGGAGGAGGACCTCCGGCACAAGAGCGAGCTGCTCCTCCGGTCAAACCCCGTCCACAACAAGGTCCCCGTGCTGATCCACGGCGGCAAGCCCGTCTGCGAATCGCTGGTCATCCTACAGTACATCGACGAGGCCTTCGGCGGTGCCGGCCCCGCCCTCCTCCCGGCCGACCCCTACGAGCGCGCCGTCGCCCGGTTCTGGGCCGCCTTCATCGAGGACACG CTCGTGAAAGCGATGAACCAGGCGTCATGGAGCAAGACGGAGGGGGAGAAAGCGGAGGGGAACAAACAGGCGACTGCTGCGTTGAGGACCCTGGAGGCGGCCCTGAGGGATATCTCCAAGGGGAAGCCCTTCTTTGGAGGCGACAGCGCCGGGTATGTGGACATCGTGCTCGGCGGCCTCCTCGCAGGGGTGCGCGCCATGGAGGCGATGCTGGGCGTCAAGGCCTTCGACCCAGTCACGATGCCGCTCCTGGCCGCATGGGCGGACCACTTCGGCGCTCTGGACGCGGTGGTTGCCGTGATGCCGGACGTGAGCAAGCTTGTGGAGCTCTTCATCACGATGCACGCTCATATTGCGGCCGAGGCCGCCACAGCAAACTAA